The following proteins come from a genomic window of Nitrospira sp.:
- a CDS encoding Periplasmic thiol:disulfide interchange protein DsbA: MKWLTEQRLLLGFIGCALLWSSSAFAGNSLEADVRVRGQANAPLTLIEYSDFTCGYCLKFFKRTWPRIQARYVDTGKVRFVYRDFPRGDQGSGLDAAVAARCAGAQGQYWAMHDRLFSEGGQLEKQVYLRHAAALNLDQAVFEQCMSDGRYTKAIFEDRREANQWGFHGTPGFILVRTAGEPTEKEPAVAIPGAFPFEMFAEEIDRLLASDKK, encoded by the coding sequence ATGAAGTGGCTGACTGAGCAACGGTTGCTTCTGGGTTTTATTGGCTGCGCCCTCCTGTGGTCTTCTTCGGCTTTTGCCGGAAACTCCCTCGAGGCTGATGTGCGGGTGCGAGGACAAGCCAACGCACCCCTGACCTTGATCGAGTACTCTGACTTCACATGCGGATATTGTTTAAAATTTTTCAAACGAACATGGCCACGGATTCAGGCTCGGTACGTCGATACAGGAAAAGTGCGATTTGTCTACCGAGATTTTCCAAGAGGCGATCAAGGTTCCGGCTTGGACGCAGCGGTGGCGGCACGATGTGCCGGAGCGCAAGGCCAGTATTGGGCGATGCATGATCGGTTGTTTTCTGAAGGTGGTCAGCTGGAAAAGCAGGTGTATCTTCGACATGCTGCCGCCCTGAATTTGGACCAAGCCGTGTTTGAACAGTGCATGAGCGACGGGCGGTATACGAAGGCAATTTTCGAAGATCGCCGGGAAGCCAATCAGTGGGGATTCCATGGAACGCCGGGATTCATCCTCGTGCGAACGGCCGGCGAGCCGACGGAAAAAGAACCGGCCGTCGCGATCCCCGGAGCATTTCCCTTCGAGATGTTCGCAGAAGAAATCGATCGACTGTTGGCGAGCGACAAAAAATAG
- a CDS encoding Deoxyhypusine synthase, which produces MYAREFRDGAKDGLEALEPLDPDKITSFGDLLEAMGKTAFGGRHVGKAFDVLWAMIEDPDCHVVMTLSGAMTIAKMGKIITKMIDEGMVQCIVSTGALMAHGLSESVGKTHYRHDPSMSDEELFRKGYNRVYDTLEMEANLNYVEHVVAHTLKRLNQDRPLSSEVLTRELGKTLAEELDGDGILKSAYLKKVPVYIPAFTDSEVGLDMGTWAMAREVERARSQAGHGRDVDILRTIHQSYPSFNPYLDLNSYADHVLSAKRLGIFTIGGGVPRNWAQQVGPYIEIGNLRLGLNVKPPRFHYGVRVCPEPDYWGGLSGCTYQEGLSWGKFVTPKDGGRFAEVLSDATVVWPLLIMGILEKKKAGVVRGS; this is translated from the coding sequence ATGTACGCACGCGAGTTTCGTGACGGGGCAAAAGACGGATTGGAAGCGCTCGAACCGCTTGATCCCGACAAGATTACTTCGTTCGGCGATTTGCTTGAGGCCATGGGTAAGACTGCGTTCGGGGGACGCCATGTCGGCAAGGCGTTCGATGTGCTTTGGGCGATGATCGAGGATCCTGACTGCCACGTTGTGATGACGTTGTCCGGTGCGATGACGATCGCCAAGATGGGGAAGATCATCACGAAGATGATCGATGAAGGAATGGTGCAATGCATCGTCTCGACGGGGGCGTTAATGGCTCATGGCTTGAGTGAGTCGGTCGGCAAGACGCATTATCGACACGATCCTTCAATGAGCGACGAAGAGCTTTTTCGAAAAGGATACAATCGCGTCTACGACACACTCGAGATGGAAGCGAATTTGAATTATGTCGAGCATGTCGTCGCACACACGTTGAAGCGTCTCAATCAAGATCGGCCGCTCTCATCGGAAGTCCTCACGCGGGAATTGGGAAAGACATTGGCGGAAGAATTAGACGGCGACGGAATCCTCAAAAGCGCGTATTTGAAAAAGGTGCCGGTCTATATCCCGGCTTTCACTGATTCTGAAGTGGGGTTGGATATGGGAACTTGGGCGATGGCACGAGAGGTTGAGCGAGCCCGATCTCAGGCAGGGCACGGGAGAGATGTGGACATTTTACGAACAATCCATCAATCGTATCCGTCATTCAATCCGTACCTCGATCTCAACAGCTATGCCGACCATGTCCTCTCCGCGAAACGACTTGGAATTTTCACGATCGGAGGAGGTGTCCCGCGTAACTGGGCGCAACAAGTCGGCCCGTACATTGAAATCGGTAATCTTCGGTTGGGCTTGAACGTGAAGCCGCCTCGATTTCACTATGGAGTGAGAGTTTGTCCCGAACCGGACTACTGGGGCGGACTCAGTGGGTGCACCTATCAAGAAGGGCTTTCTTGGGGGAAATTTGTAACGCCAAAGGACGGTGGGCGATTCGCGGAAGTGTTGAGCGATGCGACGGTCGTCTGGCCGTTGTTGATCATGGGGATTCTGGAAAAAAAGAAAGCCGGCGTGGTGCGTGGTTCATGA
- a CDS encoding Aldehyde dehydrogenase produces the protein MQESRPFLVHGRWKSGELSASVVDPFTGKLVAQVTQATESDVEEAIASTCSAAATMEQLPSHARYNLLQQVAALLYRRRDEFVQAIRAEAGKPITDAKREVSRAIQTFTVAAEEARRISGEVIPLDWTPGFDTHLGMLRRFPIGPILGITPFNFPLNLVTHKVAPALASGNPILIKPAPQTPLTALLLGEVVMEAGIPPGGLNVVPCDNILAERMVVDPRFKLLSFTGSASVGWMLKAKCGKKKVTLELGGNAGVVIEPDADLELAAQRCAAGGFGYAGQTCISVQRVFVHHAVADVFTTKLLMHVARLKVGDPADETTSIGPLIDQAAAQRVENWIGEAVSDGARVLLGGKRMGSLVEATVLSNVKPDMKVSCKEVFGPVVTVTPYRQLSEAVALLNQSDYGLQAGLFTQDINKIFYAFRHLEVGAVLANEIPTFRADHMPYGGVKDSGLGREGVRAAIEDMTEPRMLIMNLKDPPHLAEKSV, from the coding sequence GTGCAGGAATCCCGTCCGTTCCTCGTTCATGGCCGATGGAAGTCGGGTGAGCTCTCGGCTTCCGTTGTTGATCCGTTCACCGGAAAACTCGTCGCCCAAGTCACGCAAGCGACTGAATCTGATGTCGAGGAGGCCATAGCGTCCACATGCAGTGCAGCAGCGACGATGGAGCAGCTGCCGTCACATGCCAGATACAATCTCCTCCAGCAGGTCGCCGCCCTGCTCTATCGGCGCCGAGATGAATTTGTCCAGGCCATCAGGGCCGAGGCCGGCAAACCGATCACCGACGCGAAACGAGAGGTCAGTCGGGCCATTCAAACCTTTACGGTGGCTGCTGAAGAAGCACGACGGATTTCGGGAGAGGTGATCCCGCTCGATTGGACGCCCGGCTTCGACACTCATCTTGGCATGCTTCGCCGTTTTCCAATCGGTCCGATTCTCGGCATCACTCCCTTCAACTTTCCGCTGAACCTTGTGACACACAAAGTGGCGCCTGCGCTCGCTTCCGGCAACCCGATTCTGATCAAGCCGGCTCCTCAGACACCGTTAACGGCTCTCCTCCTTGGGGAAGTGGTCATGGAGGCGGGAATTCCTCCGGGCGGGCTCAATGTGGTGCCATGCGATAACATCCTCGCCGAACGGATGGTCGTCGATCCACGATTCAAATTGCTGAGCTTCACCGGAAGCGCGTCGGTAGGATGGATGCTGAAGGCCAAGTGCGGAAAGAAAAAAGTCACGCTTGAACTCGGGGGCAACGCCGGCGTGGTCATCGAGCCTGATGCCGATCTTGAGCTTGCGGCTCAACGTTGCGCCGCAGGTGGATTTGGATATGCCGGCCAGACATGCATTTCGGTGCAGCGGGTCTTCGTTCATCATGCGGTCGCCGATGTGTTTACGACCAAGCTGCTCATGCATGTCGCTCGATTGAAAGTGGGGGATCCCGCCGACGAGACAACGAGCATCGGTCCCCTCATCGATCAGGCAGCGGCTCAGCGGGTGGAGAACTGGATCGGCGAAGCCGTTTCGGACGGAGCGCGTGTGCTGTTGGGCGGGAAGCGGATGGGATCGCTTGTTGAAGCGACGGTGTTGTCGAATGTAAAGCCCGACATGAAAGTCTCCTGTAAGGAGGTGTTTGGACCGGTTGTCACCGTCACGCCGTATCGCCAGCTCAGCGAAGCCGTGGCGTTGCTCAATCAATCGGACTACGGATTACAGGCCGGCCTCTTCACGCAGGACATCAACAAGATCTTTTACGCGTTTCGTCACCTGGAAGTCGGAGCCGTGTTGGCAAATGAAATTCCTACGTTCCGGGCCGACCATATGCCGTACGGCGGCGTGAAAGATTCGGGGTTGGGACGGGAGGGCGTTCGTGCTGCGATTGAAGATATGACGGAGCCGCGGATGCTGATCATGAATCTGAAGGACCCACCTCACTTAGCCGAAAAAAGTGTTTAG